The bacterium genomic interval TTCTAAAGGAAGATCCCGCCCGTGCGGCGGAAGTGCTGAAACTTCTCAAAATGAATGGCGGGAACAGCAGTGGTACAGGGATCGGGTGCGTAAGCTGGGATGGCTCCGTGCATCCGGATCAATTCTGGCGCCACTATTCGTTCGGGAATGTCACCCAAAAGCCCTTCAGTAAGATTTGGACGGATACTTCCGAGCCCTTGATGGGTAAGCTGAGGGAACGGAAGAAATACCTGACAGGTCGGTGTGCCGCCTGTAAATGGCTGGATATCTGCAATGGTAATTTCCGTGTTCGCGCCGAAGCGATGACGGGTGATGTCTGGGCTCCTGAGCCTGACTGTTACCTGACTGATAAGGAGATCGGGCTATGACCGAGGATGCGCTGCGGTTGGTGTTCTGGGAACTGACAGCTCGGTGCAATCTGAAATGCTGTCACTGTCGTGCCGAGGCTTCGGATGAAGTTGTGGCGGGCGAGTTAAGCACCGAGGAAATCATCTCGGTCGCGCGTGATATCCGCAAGGCGGGCGATCCGATCATGATTCTCACTGGGGGCGAACCCCTGGTGAGAAAGGATTTCTTTGAGATTGCCGAGGCCTGCGTGGGGATGTTCAGCCGGGTTGCGCTGGCCACCAACGGCACCCTTGTGGATGACGCCATGGCGCGGCGGATTGTGGAGGTTGGGATCAAGCGGGTCAGTGTGAGTCTGGACGGCGTCAAGGCCGAGACCCATGACGCATTTCGTGGTGTGCCGGGTAGTTTTGAGGCTACGGTTCGCGGCTATGACGCCCTGGCGCGTGCCGGCGCCTCGCTTCAGGTGAATGCCACGGTGGCCAAGCATAATATCGATGAAGTCGAGGAGTTACTGAATTTTGTGCTCGCGCGAAAAGCCGACGCCTTCCACGTGTTTGCCTTGGTGCCTGTGGGGTGCGGGGCACAGATTAGCGATGATGCGCGGCTTTCCTCCAAACAAATGGAGGATTTTCTGCGGTGGCTCTTTGCGAAATCCATTGAATTGCGGGATCGCATCCACATCAAAGCCACCTGTGCCCCGCAGTACTACCGGATCATGCGTGAGGTATCGCGCGAGAAGGGGATCCCGATGCCCGGGCATGGACACGGGGCTGGACATGGTTTGGGACATGGGCATGGCGCCGGCGGCCCTGGAGCTACGAGCGGGATGCAGGCGATGACGCGCGGGTGTCTGGCCGGATCCGCTGTGTGCTTTATTTCGCGGATAGGTGATGTTCAGCCTTGCGGGTATCTTCCGCTCTGTGTGGGGAATGTCCGGAAACAACCGTTCAATGAGATCTGGCAGAGTTCGGAGGTCTTCAAGGCGTTACGGAATCCTGATCAGCTTAAAGGTAAGTGCGGTTCCTGCGGCTATCGAGTTGTCTGTGAAGGCTGTCGTGCCCGGGCCTATGCGGCCACCTCCGATTTCATGTCGGAAGATCCCGATTGTTCCTATGATCCGATTCGAACGTGAAGCCAAAACTCTCAAGGCGATGATCGGGTTGTATTGCCGGGATCATCATAAGCCGCAAGCGGAGCTTTGCGACGAGTGCAAGGCTTTGCAGGAGTATGCTTTGGCCAGGTTGGAGCGGTGCCGGTATGGCTCCGATAAGCCGAAATGTTCGGCTTGTACCACCCATTGTTACAAGCCTGACATGCGTGATACCGTCCGGGACGTCATGCGTTATGCAGGACCGCGTATGTTGGTGCGCCACCCCGTAATGGCATTGAGCCATACGATGGATGGGTTGTTGCATCATCCGAAGACCAAGGGGAAAGATCTGTGAATACAGCTGAAACCACTATTGATGCGAAATTGCTGGTGATTCTCCAGCAGGGACTTCCCCTTGTCTCCAGGCCTTTTTCAGAGATCGGGAAAGGGCTTGGATTGAGTGAGGCGGCAGTGCTGGAACGGGTTCGTTCCTTGTTTGAGACGGGAATAGCCCGTAGGTTTGGTGCGGTATTCGAATCGCGAAATCTGGGCTACCTGAGCACGCTCTGTGCGGCTGATGTACCTGCCGCTGAGTTGGAGGCGGCTGCCTCCCGGATTGCGCCACACCCCGGAATCACTCATTGCTATGAACGGGAAGGGTATCCCAATCTCTGGTTCACCATGACGGCGCCAGCGGAAGCGCTCGAGCAAGAGCTTGGGAGGGCTTCGGCGGCCTTGGGGCCTTATGAGGTTCTGAATCTGCCCGCACTAAAGAAATTCAAGATCGAGGCCGTCTTCGGGCGTCAAGAGCAGGGCGGGACTTCGAAAGCACGAGAGGGCTCGGCCCCTCAGGGGGGCCTTCCGGAGTGGGAGCGAAAGGTTGTACGACGATTACAGGCTAGCATTGAAGTAAGCGAAGATCCGTTTGGCATGCTGGCTGAAGATCTTGGAATGAAGTCTGCGGAGCTGC includes:
- a CDS encoding radical SAM protein — its product is MTEDALRLVFWELTARCNLKCCHCRAEASDEVVAGELSTEEIISVARDIRKAGDPIMILTGGEPLVRKDFFEIAEACVGMFSRVALATNGTLVDDAMARRIVEVGIKRVSVSLDGVKAETHDAFRGVPGSFEATVRGYDALARAGASLQVNATVAKHNIDEVEELLNFVLARKADAFHVFALVPVGCGAQISDDARLSSKQMEDFLRWLFAKSIELRDRIHIKATCAPQYYRIMREVSREKGIPMPGHGHGAGHGLGHGHGAGGPGATSGMQAMTRGCLAGSAVCFISRIGDVQPCGYLPLCVGNVRKQPFNEIWQSSEVFKALRNPDQLKGKCGSCGYRVVCEGCRARAYAATSDFMSEDPDCSYDPIRT
- a CDS encoding nitrous oxide-stimulated promoter family protein; translated protein: MIRFEREAKTLKAMIGLYCRDHHKPQAELCDECKALQEYALARLERCRYGSDKPKCSACTTHCYKPDMRDTVRDVMRYAGPRMLVRHPVMALSHTMDGLLHHPKTKGKDL